A part of Acropora palmata chromosome 8, jaAcrPala1.3, whole genome shotgun sequence genomic DNA contains:
- the LOC141889439 gene encoding neo-calmodulin-like, translating into MRTSVVGWLLELNRTNRLLWHSECELEILLSTKSEKMAERQLTEDQIHELREAFSLFDKDGSGTISNDELEVVMKSLGQNPTQGELKQMIQEVDVDGNGEVDFDEFLLMMKKQMQARDVDSEMREAFRVFDRNGDGQISPMELRNVMTSLGEKLTEEEISEMMKEADLDGNGFIDFEEFVHMVSNIDKSPEGPPQYLLAATK; encoded by the exons ATGCGAACTTCAGTGGTGGGTTGGTTGTTAGAGCTAAATAGAACTAACCGACTGCTTTGGCACTCCGAGTGCGAGCTAGAAATTCTTCTCTCGACGAAGAGCGAAAAAATG GCCGAGCGTCAACTTACCGAAGATCAAATCCATG AACTACGTGAggcattttctctttttgacaAAGACGGCAGCGGTACAATTTCAAATGACGAACTGGAGGTCGTAATGAAGTCTTTAGGACAGAACCCGACACAAGGAGAGCTGAAGCAAATGATACAAGAAGTCGATGTTGATG GCAACGGAGAGGTTGACTTTGATGAATTTCTGTTGATGATGAAGAAACAAATGCAAGCTAGAGATGTGGACAGTGAAATGCGAGAAGCATTTCGCGTCTTTGACAGAAATGGAGACGGGCAAATTAG CCCGATGGAACTCAGAAATGTCATGACAAGCCTGGGAGAGAAATTGACCGAGGAAGaaatcagtgaaatgatgaaaGAAGCTGACTTAGATGGAAATGGTTTCATCGATTTTGAAG aGTTTGTGCATATGGTATCCAACATAGACAAGAGCCCAGAGGGTCCTCCACAATATCTTTTGGCGGCTACCAAGTAG